DNA from Synechococcus elongatus PCC 6301:
TTGCTCTCGCAGCTGAGCGTGATTCTGCCAATGGGACTCTTTAATCTCGTCGGCAGTCTACAAAACCTCGAAAGTGCAGAAGCAGCGGGCGATCGCTATCCGACGAAACCCTGTCTCGCGGCCAACGGCATTGGGACGTTAGTGGCAGCATTCTGCGGCTCCTGTTTCCCGACCACAATCTATATCGGCCACCCCGGCTGGAAGGCTCTAGGAGCCAAGGTGGGCTATTCCTGGCTGAATGGATTGGTGATGGGCGCGATTTGTTTGACTGGCACCATCGGCCTGCTTTCCTACTTCATTCCGATCGATGCGGGCATGGCGATCGTGCTCTGGATTGGCATCGTGATCAGCGCCCAAAGTTTTCAAACAACACCAATCGCCCATGCACCCGCCGTGGTCGTTGGCCTCATGCCGGGCATTGCCGCTTGGGGTGCCCAGACGATTAAAACCAGTCTGCGCATCGCTGGTTTGGGAACGACTGAAAGACCCTTTAGCGCTGCGTTGATCGAACCGTTTCAGCGCCAAGACCTCTACTTGTCAGGAGTTTTGGCTTTAGAGCAAGGGCAAATTTTTTCGGCCATGTTGTTGGCAGCGATGACGGTCTACATCATCGATCGCCAGTTCGGTTGGGCGGCCCTCTGTAGTCTGATTGCAGCAGTACTCAGTTGGATCGGCCTGATCCACAGTTACGAATGGATTACCTCAGACACGGTGATTCAGCTAGGTTGGGGAGCCGGTAGTGAATGGGCGATCGGTTATGCGCTGCTCAGTCTTTTGCTGTTTTACGCCGCTTGGCAACATCCGCGATCGCAGCCTGCACTCAAGGAGTAGAGCTGCGATCGCCTGTGGATATCTGTAATCGACTTAGGCCGTTACAGTTTCGAGCATCAGCTTCGATCGCTTGATCTCCTCGGGAATTGCGATCGGGTAGCGACCGTTAAAGCAAGCCGTGCAGAAGTTACCAATACTTTCTCGGGTCGCCTCCAGCATTCCCTGCTCCGTCAGGTAAGCCAGAGAATCGACACCAATCTGCTCAGTGATTTCACTGACCGATCGCGTGGCAGCAATCAGCTGATCTTGGGTGTCGGTATCAATGCCGTAGAAGCAGGGATGCGTCACAGGCGGTGAAGAAATCCGCATATGCACTTCCGTTGCACCCGCATCCCGCAGAGCTTTGACCAGTTTGCGGCTGGTTGTTCCCCGCACGATCGAATCGTCAATGATGGCAATGCGTTTGCCCGCTAAGACATCCTTGAGAGGGTTGAGCTTCATGCGAATGCCCGTTTCCCGCATCGATTGGGTGGGCTGGATGAACGTCCGCCCCACGTAGCGGTTTTTGATTAACCCTTCGGCGTAGGGAATGCCCAGCGCTTCAGAAAAACCAATCGCAGCCGGAATACCGGAGTCAGGCACACCCAGCACGAGGTCAACATCCGCCGGAGCTTCCTTGGCTAAGCGTTGGCCGATGCGGCGGCGATAGCTGTAAAGCGACTCGCCGTGAAAGAGGCTATCAGGCCGCGCAAAGTAAATCATCTCGAAGACGCAGAGCTTCGGCTGCGGCGCCTCGGCCCAAGTCCAGCTTTCCAGACCTGCATCTGTAATCCGCACCATTTCACCCGGTGCGATATCGCGCACGTAGTCCGCACCAATGATGTCGAGACCGCAGGTTTCAGAAGAAAGCACATAGCGCGTTTGGCCATTGCTCTCCAGCGTGCCCAGCACAAGCGGCCTAATGCCATTGGGGTCACGGGTGCCGTAGAGTGCCTCAGGAGTGCCGATCGTCAGGCTAAAGGCTCCTTGGCTGCGGCGGCAGGCAGACTCGATCGCCCCGCGCCAGTCCTGGCCTTCTGCCACTGCTTCCATGATCGCGAAGGCAATCAGTTCTGAATCGGTGGTGGTCGTCAGCTCGTGGTTCTTAGCTAGCAGCTCTTGGCGCAACTCAACCGTGTTGACCAAGTTGCCGTTGTGCGCCAAGGCCACCGGCCCAAGGCGGGTTTCCAGCAACGCCGGTTGAGCGTTGGCAATACGGCTTGATCCCGTGGTGGAGTAGCGGGTATGACCGACCGCAAGGCTGCCTTGCAGTTGCTGCAGGATTTCGGGATCAAAGACTTGGGAGACCAAGCCCATGTCCTTGTGGAGCATGACGCGATCGCCTTCAAAGACGGCGATGCCAGCAGACTCTTGTCCACGATGCTGGAGCGCGTACAGCCCGAAATAGGCCATGCGCGCCACTTCTTCGCCCGGTGCGTAGAGGGCAAAAACCCCACAGGCTTCTTCGGGGCGGTCAGGTCGCTCCAGGCCCAAATCGCAATCCAGGTCGGCGGTCAGCGGCTGAGTCGGGATCATGCCCTTGCAGAGCTCCTGATTGGCAAAAAGATGGCCAGCGTTGTAGCGGCTAATGCAAATTTAACAATGACTTAACCCTAGCGGTTAGTCTTTAGCCAAACGACGTTCGATCGCCCCGCCCCAAGTCTGCTGGAGCTGATCGACGGAAAGCTGGACGAGGGGCTGGTTTCCAGCGGCGATCGCCAGTCCAGCATCGGCTTCAGTAACCGTGCCGATCGCTTGCCAAGCTGCCGGAATTTGTGCCTGTAGCTCGGCTTCCCAAACCGCGACATGTGCCGGATCGACGGAAACAAGGATCCGCGCACCGCCCTCGGCAAATAGCAACCAGTCGGGACGATGGCCAACCAGTTCACCCAGATTGACCCGAGCACCGAGGGAACCTGCGATCGCCGATTCCGCGATCGCCACAGCCAAGCCGCCTTCCGCACTGTCGTGGGCCGATCGAATCCAGCCTTGGTGAATGCCAAGACGACAGACCGCCTGCACCCGCCGCTCTAGATCAAAATCGATCCGAGGCGGCAGCCCCGCTACGGTTTGATGGGCGATCGCGAGATATTCACTCCCCCCCAAACTGAGGCGATCGTCAGCCGCTTGGGTTGGCAGACCAAGCAGATAGAGGCGATCGCCAACGGATTGGAAACCCTGACCACAGACGCGATCGAGGTTGGGCACCAAGCCGACCATGCCGACCACCGGCGTCGGGTAAATCGGCTGGGGTTTCCCGTCTGAATCCAGCGTTTCGTTATAGAGCGAGACGTTGCCGCCCGTCACTGGCGTGGAAAATTCGCGGCAGGCTTCCGAGAGACCCCGACAAGCTTCCGCCAACTGCCAGTAGCCGATCGGCTTCTCAGGGCTACCGAAGTTGAGGTTATCGGTCACAGCTAGCGGCTCAGCACCAACACAGCTGAGGTTGCGGGCCGCCTCTGCAACCGCTGCTTTTGCCCCCTCGTAGGGCTGCAGGTAGCAGTAACGAGCATTGCAGTCGGTGGTGGCTGCCACACCCTTGTTGGAGGTTTTCAGCGCAGCAGCGCCCATCTGCGGTCGTAACCGCACCACAGCGGCATCTGCTGCCCCCGGCAAGACAACCGTGTTGTTCTGGACTTGGTGGTCGTACTGGCGATAGACCCAGCGCTTAGAGGCGATCGTGGGGCTATCCAGCAGAGTCAGCAGCAAATCATTCCAACTGCGATCACCACAGCCAACTTCGGTAGCTGCCGGAAGCTGATCAATCGTCCACTGCCAAGCCTGTTGAGCGTAAGCAGGCGGTTCGTCGGGGAGTTGCCGGTGATAGATCGGCGTGTTGTCGGAGAGGGCAGTAGCGGGAATTTCCGCTGCGATCGCGCCTTGCCAGAAAATCCGCACGATCGGCTCAGCGATGATTTTGCCAGCGACGACCGCTTGCAGCCCCCAGCGATGGAAGATGTCGATTAGCTCTTGCTCGCGACCAGCTGCAGCCACGAACAGCATCCGTTCCTGGGATTCCGAGAGCAGATACTCGTAGGGCACCATGCCGCTTTCGCGCACGGGAATCAGGTCCAGATCCAGCTCAACGCCGACACCACCTTTGGCCGCCATTTCTGCCGTGGAGCAGGTCAGCCCCGCCGCACCCATGTCCTGCGCAGCAACAACAGCACCTGTTTTGAACGCTTCTAAGCAAGCTTCAATCAGCGATTTTTCGAGGAAGGGATCACCAACCTGCACCGCGGGGCGATCATCCAGCGATTCATCGCTCAGCTCAGCGCTGGCAAAGCTGGCCCCCCCCATGCCGTCGCGACCGGTTGTGGAGCCGACATACAGCACCGGATTACCAATGCCTGAAGCACCTGCTTTGACAATCTCGTCGGTTTCCATCAGCCCCAAGGCCATGGCATTCACCAAGGGATTGCCGTTGTAAGCCGGGTCAAAGGCGACTTCACCACCCACCGTCGGCACGCCGACGCAGTTGCCGTAGTGGCTAATTCCCGAGACCACGCCGTGGAACAGTCGCCGCGTTCGGGGTTGCTCGAGGTCGCCAAAGCGCAGGGAGTTGAGAATCGCGATCGGGCGAGCTCCCATCGTGAAAATATCGCGGAGAATACCGCCTACACCCGTTGCTGCCCCTTGGAACGGCTCTACAGCAGAGGGGTGATTGTGAGACTCGACTTTGAAGGCCAGATGCAGTCCATCACCCAGATCGACAACACCGGCATTCTCACCAGGACCAACGAGGATACGCAGGCCCTCTGTCGGAAATTGACTGAGCAGCGGTCGTGAGTTTTTGTAGCAACAATGCTCTGACCACATCACGCCGAACATTCCTAGCTCGGCTTTGTTGGGGTGCCGACCCAGTCGCTCGACGATCGCATCGTACTCCTCGGGTTTGATGCCCTCACCAGCAATTTCATCGGCCGAAAAAGGAGCAGAGGAGATCGCCGTCATGGCTTTGGAATTCCCGCAGAAGTCGTCCTTAATTGTATCGGCGTTAGACCCACGGGTCGTCGTCGTCCCAAGCCTCGGGCGGAATCAGGGGCTGTGCTGGCGGGGCGATCGCGGCTGATTTAGGGCGCAATTCCGGCAATGGCTGTAAAGCGGTCTCCGCCGCATCCCAATCTTCCTCATCCTCTGCGATCGCGGTGAGAGGCTGTGGGGTGGCATCCTCCCAATCCAAGGGCTGCTGGACTTGCTCCCGCACTTCTTGGACTTGCGCTAATACTTCCTGCGCTTGTTCCTTGACCTTGCTGACTTGCAGCTTCAGCTCTTGCTTCCAGTGGCGCGCCCGCTGGCGTAGATCGCCCAACAGATGCCGATAGTCCGGTTCGGAACCAGCAACCGCTTCCGTCAATCCCGCTTCATAGACCGGCAGCGTTTCTGGATCGAGTTCCGCCACCAAAACCCGCGCTTGGCCATAGCTCAAGACCAGCTGCGGGTCGAGATCCCAAAGCATGCCAGCCACACCCCGCCAACCGTGGGGGCTAACCAGATAGGCGCTGATGTAGCCCGTCTGACGATCGAAGCGGCAATCAACAATTTTGCCGACATGCAAACCGGCATCGGTCCAGACTTCGTGTTGGAGGAGTGATTCGAGGCGATCGACTTTCTCGGGATTGGCAGGCTGTGGCGCTGCTTCTAACACCACGCTGTCATCGCCGAGGGCATGGAGTTGATCGAGCCGAAAGGCAGAAAACTCTCCACGAATGAGCCCTTGCTTGCAGAGAAACCCCAAAACGCGATGGGCTGGCGGATGCATCCAGACGCGATCGATGCGGCCATGTTCATCCGTGGTTTGGCGATCAAGAACTTGTCGATTGAGAAGGTCGCTAACCCGCAGTTCTTCAGGCTGGTCGGACATTGCCACGGTGAGAAAAAGGGGATCTCAACTCTAGCTGCGCAACTGAATCGGCATCACCAAGTAGGTGATTTTGACGGGTCCCAACGGACTGAGCACGACAGGGCTGGTGTTGCTGTTGAGCTGAATCTGAATGTCCGTGGTGTTCAAGGCTTTCAGCCCTTCGGCGAGGTAGCGCACATTGAAGGCGATCTCCAAGGGTTCACCGATGATTTCAGCCGGCACGGCTTCTTGACCGCTTCCCACATCCTGTGCATCGACTGCTAAGGCTAGGCGATTGTTCTCCGGATCAAGGGAAAGACGGATGGCGTTATTTTGCTGATCCGCCAACACTGCAATCCGCTCCAGCGCGGCCAGCAGGCGTTTGCGATCGACGGCAACGTTGCGATTGAACTCCCGCGGAATCAGCTGCCCGTAGTTGGGATATTGGCCATCCAATGTCCGGCTCGTTAGGTACTGGTCGCCCCACTGGAAGACAGTCTGACCTTGGTCATGATAAAGCGCGATCGCCTCGTCACTGCCGCGAATCGCGATCATCCGCTCTAGGTCCCGTAAGGCCCGCGAAGGCACCGTCACAGCAAACTCAGTAGCTGGAGTTGCTGCGGCATTCTCGGTTTTAACCACAGCCAAGCGGTGACCGTCCGTCGCTGCAAACTCTAGGCCATCGGGTTGTACCTTGAGGTGGACGCCCGTCAGGATTTGCTTGGTTTCATCCCCACTAGTCGCAAACAGGGTGCCACGCAGCCCTTCGATCAAAGCGCTGGCGGAGAGTTGTAGAGCTTCTTGGCTCTGAACCAGAGGCAACTCAGGAAATTCATCGGCACTGATCCCCCGCATTTGGTACTGGCCAGACCCCACTGACAGAGTCGCCGCTGCATCGTTGTCTTCCAGCGTGACGTCGCTGTCGTTGGGGAGGCGCGAAACGATATCGTTGAGCAGCTTGGCCGGTAGAGTGATGGCACCGCTCCGTTCGACTTGCGCGGCAAAGCTGGTTTGAATTCCGAGGCTGAGATCAAAGGCGGTTAAGCTCAGTCGTTGAGTACCGGCATCAGCCGCTAGAAGCACGTTGGCAAGCACCGGATGATTCGGGCGGGAAGGTACAGCACGGCTAACGAGCGACAGACTGGTATTCAGTTCGTTTTGGCGACAGACCAACTTCATGGGGGGAGGCTGCCCGAGCCTTTGATCGCAATCTTGCCAAAGCATCGTAGCACTGCTCTTCCACAAGGATTTTTGACGGTGCGATTACTAGATCGGATCTCTTTTTTAATTTTTAGATCAGTAGTAGTAGGGGCTGTGGAAAATGTGGAAAAGATCCTGGAAAGCTTTCATAGCAAGACTTTCAGCGATCGACCCCTGTGGAAAAGCTGTGGAAAAACTAAGAGGGTTTTCCACAGGGGGGATCAAGGGGGGTTCCTTTCTCCACAGACTGAAGGGGTTTTCCACAAGAAATCCACAGGTTTTTCCACAGAGTTATCCACAGACTTTGCAGGCGATTATTTTTGATTTTGATGGAACTTTAGTAGATTCTCTGCCTACTGTAGTTGCAATCGCTAATGCTCATGCCCCGGATTTTGGTTATGACCCGATCGATGAGCGTGACTATGCGCAACTGCGTCAGTGGTCTTCCCGCACGATCGTGCGGCGTGCGGGTCTGTCACCTTGGCAGCAGGCGCGGTTACTCCAACGGGTGCAACGCCAGCTAGGGGATTGTCTACCGGCGCTGCAGCTCTTTCCTGGGGTTGCAGACCTCTTGGCTCAACTGCGATCGCGATCGCTCTGTCTTGGGATTCTTAGCTCCAACAGTCGGCAGAACATCGAAGCCTTTTTGCAACGACAAGGTCTGCGATCGCTGTTCTCTGTCGTTCAAGCTGGAACGCCCATTTTGAGTAAGCGTCGGGCTCTCAGTCAGTTGGTGGCTCGCGAGGGCTGGCAGCCAGCAGCTGTGATGTATGTCGGCGATGAAACCCGCGATGTGGAAGCTGCTCGTCAGGTGGGTCTGATTGCTGTGGCCGTGACTTGGGGCTTTAACGATCGCCAAAGCCTGGTCGCGGCCTGTCCTGATTGGCTACTAGAAACTCCCTCAGACCTATTGCAAGCTGTGACGCAACTGATGCGACAGTAGGGACGTTGTTGTGGGTGGTGCAGTAAATTGGGCAGGTTGGAAAATGACCAAAAGTTAAGTCCTGATCCTTGGTCAAAGAATCAGGACAAAAAGGCGAAGGTTGCGTAGAAGAAATTGGAATTAAAAGCCCATGGTGTGAGCCACGATATCTAAATCAGGCTCAATTCCAGCTTTGAAACCTGTGTGGCTAAATTCGATCGCACTGCTGGGATCCTTGAGGCCATTACCAGTCAGAACGCAGACGATCGTAGCGCCGTCTGGGATTTCATCTTTGCACTTCAGCATGCCAGCGACGGAAGCTGCACTGGCAGGCTCACAGAAGATACCCTCCTGACCAGCCAGCATGCGATAGGCATCAAGAATTTCAGCATCGGTCACTGCATTGAAGGCACCATTACTTTCCTCATGCACTCTGAGGGCACGTTGCCAGTTCGCTGGATTACCAATCCGAATTGCTGTTGCGATCGTATCGGGCGATTGCACAATTTCTCCGGTGACTAGAGGCGCTGAACCCGCCGCTTGAAAACCCATCATGCGGGGCAGTTTTTGGCTCAACCCCTTAGCATGATATTCCTGAAAGCCCATCCAATAGGCACTGATGTTGCCTGCATTGCCCATGGGAATACAGAGCCAATCGGGGGCTTCGCCGAGCACATCAATCAACTCAAAGGCAGCTGTTTTTTGCCCTTCTAAACGATAGGGATTGAGCGAGTTAACGAGGGTGACTGGGTACTGGTTAGCGACTTCGCGAACGATTTCGAGAGCTCGATCGAAGTTGCCTTTGATCGCCAGCACTTCTGCCCCGTAGAGCAGGGCTTGGGCTAGCTTGCCTTGGGCAACAAAACCATCCGGAATCAAGACAAAAGCACGCAGGCCGCCACGTCTTGCGTAGGCTGCTGCCGCCGCCGAAGTGTTGCCAGTACTGGCGCAGATAACCGCTTTTGCACCCGCTTCTTTGGCCTTGGTGATCGCCATCGTCATCCCACGATCTTTAAAGCTGCCTGTGGGATTGAGGCCATCATATTTGACGAAAACTTCCACGCCGCGACCAATTTCACGGGCGATCGTCGGCACAGGAATCAAGGGCGTATTACCCTCGTGCAGCGTGACGATCGGCGTCGTGTCGGTGACGGGGAGGTAGTCGCGGTAGGCTTCGATCAGTCCGGGCCAACCGTGGGCACGGCTTTGGGGTTGGGCTTCAGACGGATACGTTGCGGTCACGAGTACTCTGGATGGGAAGGGTTCGCGATGGCTGCAAGGGAGCGCGATCGCGCCTCACCCGTGGTAAGCCATGACTCAGTTTACCGTGCTCCCTTCGCTCCTCAATGATGAGACTTCGGCTAGGTTCATGTTGCGTGTTTTAGTCGCCCATGGCAGTCGCGATCCGCGGTCGGCGATCGCATTGCAGCAATTGGCCACCGACCTCACGCCTCTGCTAGGAACTACGCCCGCGATTGCTTTTTTGGAAGGCCCTCATCCGCCCCTAGCCGACCAGATTGTGCAGTTGGCTCAGCAGGCTAAAACTCAGGGTGCGATCACGGTTCGGGTTTATCCCCTGTCTCTGCTGGCAGGCACCCACACCACAGAGGATTTGCCGGCAGCGATCGCCACCGCTCAAACGCAGATCCCTTTGCCCGTTGAACTGCAGCCCGCCTGGGGTGAATCGGACAGTCTGCGCAGTCTGCTGCGATCGCAAGTCACCCCCGCAACTGAAACGTGGCTGTTAGCTCATGGCAGTCGTCGCCCTGAAGCCAATCAGCAAATTGAACAATTGGCGGCTGAATTCGGCTGGCCTGCAGTGTTTTGTCGAGCAGAACCGCTGCTGAACGATCGCTTGGCTCGCACCCAGCCCCAACGCCTCTTGCCCTTGTTGCTTTTTCCGGGGCCGATTTACGACAGTGTGCAAGCACTTTGTGAAGCGGCTGATGCCTCTGCTTGCTTGGCACCCCCGCTGAGCCAATGGCCCCGGTTCTTAGAGGCAATTGCCCAGTGGCTCCAATTTGATCTTGCTATCAGCGATAATCGAGCCTCGACCCCTTCTCGTTTTCCACAGTAGCCTGGGGAAATTGGGGAGAAAATCTGCCACTCACCTCCGACATTGACCCTGATTTCTTCTGTTACAAAAGGCAAAGTTTATCTAGTGGGTGCTGGCCCTGGCGATCCGGGTCTGTTGACCTTGCGAGGCAAAGCATTACTAGAAGCTGCTGAGGTGGTTGTTTATGACGCCTTGGTCAGTGATGCAATCTTGTCTTTAATCAATCCCAAGGCAGACAAAATTCATGCCGGTAAACGGCGTGGACAACACTCACTGTTGCAAACTGAAACAACCCAGTTACTGATTGAAAAGGCTCAGCAACAAGCGGTTGTGGTGCGCTTGAAAGGTGGCGACCCGTTTGTGTTTGGTCGGGGGGGTGAGGAGATGGCCGACCTCCAAGCAGCAGGCATTGCAGTGGAGGTGGTTCCCGGCGTGACGGCAGGGGTGGCGGTGCCAGCCTACGCTGGCATTCCCATTACCCACCGCGATCGCAGTTCCAGCGTCACGTTTGTGACTGGTCATGAAATGGCGGGCAAGTATCGCCCCAGCATTGCTTGGGAGGCGATTGCCCGGGGCAGCGAAACGATTGTGATCTACATGGGCCTGCACAATCTGGCTCTGATCATTGAGCAGTTGCAGACCGCAGGCTTACCCGGCATAACCCCGATCGCCTTGATTCGTTGGGGTACGCGACCGGAGCAGGAAGAACTGTTTGCCACGCTAGAAACCGTTGTGGCAGCCGTTGCCGAACGTCAATTTCAAGCACCCGCGATCGCGGTCATCGGTCAGGTTGTCAGCCTGAGTCCGTTGCTGCCGCCGACAATGATGACAGCGAGCGATCGCGGACTACCGACGGCCTAATTACTGCCGCCCGACCCGAGTGATCGAATCAGCGCTTCAAGGTCGCCGACTTGAGCAATCAACCCCAGTAGCGAATCCACATTGACCCGCATGTTGGTGGGATAGTTCTCTAGCAGTTCAACGGGAGAAATTTGACCATCCTTCGACAAGGAAAGCAGAATGGCGGCTCGCAGTGCTTGGCGTCCATCCTGGTTAGAAACCCGTGGAGCGACGATTGTCCCAGCGCGATCGAGTAGGCCTGTCCCTAGGCTGCTGTAGAGCAGATCGCTGGCCTGGACAAGGCTAAAGGGAAAGCTGAGATTCAGAAACCGCTGTAGCTGTTGGGGATCCTGATTGCCAAGCTTCAAAATGGTGCCGAGAAATCCCCGGGCTTCGCCGGTCTCTGCTAGGTGTTTCAGGTCTGCGACATCAATGGATCGGTTCCAAGGACCGTAGATGAGCGTTACGGTTTCTGCAGCCTTTCCGGGAATGGCACTGGCGAACA
Protein-coding regions in this window:
- the purF gene encoding amidophosphoribosyltransferase, whose product is MIPTQPLTADLDCDLGLERPDRPEEACGVFALYAPGEEVARMAYFGLYALQHRGQESAGIAVFEGDRVMLHKDMGLVSQVFDPEILQQLQGSLAVGHTRYSTTGSSRIANAQPALLETRLGPVALAHNGNLVNTVELRQELLAKNHELTTTTDSELIAFAIMEAVAEGQDWRGAIESACRRSQGAFSLTIGTPEALYGTRDPNGIRPLVLGTLESNGQTRYVLSSETCGLDIIGADYVRDIAPGEMVRITDAGLESWTWAEAPQPKLCVFEMIYFARPDSLFHGESLYSYRRRIGQRLAKEAPADVDLVLGVPDSGIPAAIGFSEALGIPYAEGLIKNRYVGRTFIQPTQSMRETGIRMKLNPLKDVLAGKRIAIIDDSIVRGTTSRKLVKALRDAGATEVHMRISSPPVTHPCFYGIDTDTQDQLIAATRSVSEITEQIGVDSLAYLTEQGMLEATRESIGNFCTACFNGRYPIAIPEEIKRSKLMLETVTA
- the purL gene encoding phosphoribosylformylglycinamidine synthase subunit PurL; amino-acid sequence: MTAISSAPFSADEIAGEGIKPEEYDAIVERLGRHPNKAELGMFGVMWSEHCCYKNSRPLLSQFPTEGLRILVGPGENAGVVDLGDGLHLAFKVESHNHPSAVEPFQGAATGVGGILRDIFTMGARPIAILNSLRFGDLEQPRTRRLFHGVVSGISHYGNCVGVPTVGGEVAFDPAYNGNPLVNAMALGLMETDEIVKAGASGIGNPVLYVGSTTGRDGMGGASFASAELSDESLDDRPAVQVGDPFLEKSLIEACLEAFKTGAVVAAQDMGAAGLTCSTAEMAAKGGVGVELDLDLIPVRESGMVPYEYLLSESQERMLFVAAAGREQELIDIFHRWGLQAVVAGKIIAEPIVRIFWQGAIAAEIPATALSDNTPIYHRQLPDEPPAYAQQAWQWTIDQLPAATEVGCGDRSWNDLLLTLLDSPTIASKRWVYRQYDHQVQNNTVVLPGAADAAVVRLRPQMGAAALKTSNKGVAATTDCNARYCYLQPYEGAKAAVAEAARNLSCVGAEPLAVTDNLNFGSPEKPIGYWQLAEACRGLSEACREFSTPVTGGNVSLYNETLDSDGKPQPIYPTPVVGMVGLVPNLDRVCGQGFQSVGDRLYLLGLPTQAADDRLSLGGSEYLAIAHQTVAGLPPRIDFDLERRVQAVCRLGIHQGWIRSAHDSAEGGLAVAIAESAIAGSLGARVNLGELVGHRPDWLLFAEGGARILVSVDPAHVAVWEAELQAQIPAAWQAIGTVTEADAGLAIAAGNQPLVQLSVDQLQQTWGGAIERRLAKD
- a CDS encoding alpha/beta hydrolase, which encodes MRRSLTAVLSGLAVLFASAIPGKAAETVTLIYGPWNRSIDVADLKHLAETGEARGFLGTILKLGNQDPQQLQRFLNLSFPFSLVQASDLLYSSLGTGLLDRAGTIVAPRVSNQDGRQALRAAILLSLSKDGQISPVELLENYPTNMRVNVDSLLGLIAQVGDLEALIRSLGSGGSN
- a CDS encoding sirohydrochlorin chelatase, which codes for MTQFTVLPSLLNDETSARFMLRVLVAHGSRDPRSAIALQQLATDLTPLLGTTPAIAFLEGPHPPLADQIVQLAQQAKTQGAITVRVYPLSLLAGTHTTEDLPAAIATAQTQIPLPVELQPAWGESDSLRSLLRSQVTPATETWLLAHGSRRPEANQQIEQLAAEFGWPAVFCRAEPLLNDRLARTQPQRLLPLLLFPGPIYDSVQALCEAADASACLAPPLSQWPRFLEAIAQWLQFDLAISDNRASTPSRFPQ
- the cobA gene encoding uroporphyrinogen-III C-methyltransferase, with amino-acid sequence MTLISSVTKGKVYLVGAGPGDPGLLTLRGKALLEAAEVVVYDALVSDAILSLINPKADKIHAGKRRGQHSLLQTETTQLLIEKAQQQAVVVRLKGGDPFVFGRGGEEMADLQAAGIAVEVVPGVTAGVAVPAYAGIPITHRDRSSSVTFVTGHEMAGKYRPSIAWEAIARGSETIVIYMGLHNLALIIEQLQTAGLPGITPIALIRWGTRPEQEELFATLETVVAAVAERQFQAPAIAVIGQVVSLSPLLPPTMMTASDRGLPTA
- the dnaN gene encoding DNA polymerase III subunit beta, which gives rise to MKLVCRQNELNTSLSLVSRAVPSRPNHPVLANVLLAADAGTQRLSLTAFDLSLGIQTSFAAQVERSGAITLPAKLLNDIVSRLPNDSDVTLEDNDAAATLSVGSGQYQMRGISADEFPELPLVQSQEALQLSASALIEGLRGTLFATSGDETKQILTGVHLKVQPDGLEFAATDGHRLAVVKTENAAATPATEFAVTVPSRALRDLERMIAIRGSDEAIALYHDQGQTVFQWGDQYLTSRTLDGQYPNYGQLIPREFNRNVAVDRKRLLAALERIAVLADQQNNAIRLSLDPENNRLALAVDAQDVGSGQEAVPAEIIGEPLEIAFNVRYLAEGLKALNTTDIQIQLNSNTSPVVLSPLGPVKITYLVMPIQLRS
- a CDS encoding permease: MLNRDRPRWFVGQDLDGFLGLALDNLIQILLILGLCQGLLGYPPSLVYERILPAIALSLIVGNVYYSWLAYRLDEQEGTSDRTAIPYGINTVSLFAYVFLVMLPVKLAALSQGLSEEAAIEASWAAGLVACLGSGLIELFGAWVSDPLRRWLPRAALLSTLAGIAITFIALGFLFRTYAHPIVGLVPFGVILLTYFGRMKFPIPGGLLAVLLGTALAWITGLSRWDSTNFELALQPIGWHGPNFYLAAIWESRSILLSQLSVILPMGLFNLVGSLQNLESAEAAGDRYPTKPCLAANGIGTLVAAFCGSCFPTTIYIGHPGWKALGAKVGYSWLNGLVMGAICLTGTIGLLSYFIPIDAGMAIVLWIGIVISAQSFQTTPIAHAPAVVVGLMPGIAAWGAQTIKTSLRIAGLGTTERPFSAALIEPFQRQDLYLSGVLALEQGQIFSAMLLAAMTVYIIDRQFGWAALCSLIAAVLSWIGLIHSYEWITSDTVIQLGWGAGSEWAIGYALLSLLLFYAAWQHPRSQPALKE
- a CDS encoding HAD-IA family hydrolase; translation: MWKRSWKAFIARLSAIDPCGKAVEKLRGFSTGGIKGGSFLHRLKGFSTRNPQVFPQSYPQTLQAIIFDFDGTLVDSLPTVVAIANAHAPDFGYDPIDERDYAQLRQWSSRTIVRRAGLSPWQQARLLQRVQRQLGDCLPALQLFPGVADLLAQLRSRSLCLGILSSNSRQNIEAFLQRQGLRSLFSVVQAGTPILSKRRALSQLVAREGWQPAAVMYVGDETRDVEAARQVGLIAVAVTWGFNDRQSLVAACPDWLLETPSDLLQAVTQLMRQ
- a CDS encoding RNA metabolism, with the protein product MSDQPEELRVSDLLNRQVLDRQTTDEHGRIDRVWMHPPAHRVLGFLCKQGLIRGEFSAFRLDQLHALGDDSVVLEAAPQPANPEKVDRLESLLQHEVWTDAGLHVGKIVDCRFDRQTGYISAYLVSPHGWRGVAGMLWDLDPQLVLSYGQARVLVAELDPETLPVYEAGLTEAVAGSEPDYRHLLGDLRQRARHWKQELKLQVSKVKEQAQEVLAQVQEVREQVQQPLDWEDATPQPLTAIAEDEEDWDAAETALQPLPELRPKSAAIAPPAQPLIPPEAWDDDDPWV
- the thrC gene encoding threonine synthase; this encodes MTATYPSEAQPQSRAHGWPGLIEAYRDYLPVTDTTPIVTLHEGNTPLIPVPTIAREIGRGVEVFVKYDGLNPTGSFKDRGMTMAITKAKEAGAKAVICASTGNTSAAAAAYARRGGLRAFVLIPDGFVAQGKLAQALLYGAEVLAIKGNFDRALEIVREVANQYPVTLVNSLNPYRLEGQKTAAFELIDVLGEAPDWLCIPMGNAGNISAYWMGFQEYHAKGLSQKLPRMMGFQAAGSAPLVTGEIVQSPDTIATAIRIGNPANWQRALRVHEESNGAFNAVTDAEILDAYRMLAGQEGIFCEPASAASVAGMLKCKDEIPDGATIVCVLTGNGLKDPSSAIEFSHTGFKAGIEPDLDIVAHTMGF